The genomic segment GAGGTCGCCGCCTTGTCCACCGAGCGCTCGATCGCCGCCGGCCCGTTCCAGACGGTGACGCCGGAGGCGACCAGCGCGTGGAGCACGCCGAGCCGCATGGTGGTGGCTTCGAACGTGCCGCCCGCGATGGTGCGCAGCAGGACGCCGTCCGGCAGCCCATCCTCGAAGCCGGGCACCCGCAGCGGCTCACCGCCGCCGGTGACCACGGCAACGTCGGCGAGCGAGAACAGCACCGGCTCGACGCCGAAGCCGCGCAAGGCCTCCCGCAGCCGCGCCTTGTGCCAATTGCCGTTGTCGGCCGCGAGCCCGATGCGCATTCGCTCTTTTTCCGTTTTTTTTCAGAGCCTGTTTGACCGACCGGGTCGGGTGTTCATGACGGTCCTCATGCTGAGGTGCCGAGCGAAAGCTCGGCCTCAAAGCACGCCGGAACGGTCGCTCTCGTAGCATCGGTTGGCCTGGAGAAGCGTCGCGGCGTGCTTCGAGGCTGCTGACGCAGCACCTCAGCATGAGGAACGAGAAGCTTGTCGAAGCAGTCGGGTCAAATTGGCTTTCGACGACCCTCTCCCGCTGCAGGGGGAGGGTCTCGATCGTTGCCTCAGACGAACGAGGCGTCCACGAGCTGCGGCTCCAGCCGGCCGCCGCGGAACGACTTGCCGGTCTTGACCGAGGTGACGATGGCCTCGGCCGGCGAGAACAGCGCGCCGTCGATCTTGTAGAAGTCGCCGTTCACCCGCGAAAAGATCTCGGCGAAGGGCGCACCGTGATCGGCCGAGGTGGTGGAGGGGATCTGCTCGGCGAGTTGCTTGGCATCCGCGTCGTCGGCATCGACGAAGAGCTGCACCCGGCCGCCATAGATGATGGCGTCGTTGGTGCGGCCCATGGCCTGGATGAAGTCCGGATGCGGCGGCGAGAGGGGGGCCGAGCCGATGCCGTCGAGGATCTTGTGCAGATCGAAACCGACGGTGTGGGCCTTGTGCAGCGCCACTTCCAGCACGCGGGCGACGACCTGGGTCGAACCGGCGAGACTCTGGGTCGGGGCGTAGATGAAGGTGACGTTCTCCGGCGCGAGGCCGGTGGCGGCGGCGACCTTGTTGACCACGGAGGCCGGCGGCGCGCTGCCGGATTCGAGGACGAGCGCGGTCGTCGTCGCGTTGTCGCGATAGCCGAGCTCCTTGTAGAGCTCCTCCACCACGGCCACCGCACGGCCGGGGCCAGAGCCGAGGGCGAAGAAGCCGGAATCGCCCTCCTCGTCGGCGAGGCTCCAACCGGCATATTGCGAGCCGAGGCAGGCCAGGACCGGATCGGCGGAGTGGACGACGACGGTGTAGGGCCAGGAGGCGACCGGGCCGATCGGCGCGATCGTCACCGTGCCGAGGCCGCCGAGGCAGATCTCGGCGATGCGCCGGCCGGCCTCGATCGAGCCGCGGGCGTTGGCACCGGCATCGACGGTGCGCGCGCCGTTCTCCTGGGCGACGATGAGCCGGAGCTTGGCCGCGTCAGCGACGAGGCTCTCGACCAGCGGCCCGGCCAGGGCGTTGAGGCTCGGCGCGCTCGTGTTGGAACTCATGATTGTTCTCCGTTTCCTCCAGCAGCGCGCGGACCGTCTCGGCCCTCGCCCGCAATTCTTGTTTGACCGCCGCGGCGTCCGGCCCGGAGGCCGTCACCGTGCAGAACGGTGCGTCGCGCGCCACGTGGCTGCCGGCCCGCGGCCGGTCATGCACGTGGTCCGGCCAGTCGAGCGGCGGCACCG from the Methylorubrum extorquens genome contains:
- the mch gene encoding N(5),N(10)-methenyltetrahydromethanopterin cyclohydrolase (Evidence 2a : Function from experimental evidences in other organisms; Product type e : enzyme); translation: MSSNTSAPSLNALAGPLVESLVADAAKLRLIVAQENGARTVDAGANARGSIEAGRRIAEICLGGLGTVTIAPIGPVASWPYTVVVHSADPVLACLGSQYAGWSLADEEGDSGFFALGSGPGRAVAVVEELYKELGYRDNATTTALVLESGSAPPASVVNKVAAATGLAPENVTFIYAPTQSLAGSTQVVARVLEVALHKAHTVGFDLHKILDGIGSAPLSPPHPDFIQAMGRTNDAIIYGGRVQLFVDADDADAKQLAEQIPSTTSADHGAPFAEIFSRVNGDFYKIDGALFSPAEAIVTSVKTGKSFRGGRLEPQLVDASFV